The following proteins are encoded in a genomic region of Populus nigra chromosome 16, ddPopNigr1.1, whole genome shotgun sequence:
- the LOC133675388 gene encoding uncharacterized protein At4g06598-like — METFSLCPKENPARTFGNPVEMIFPPYSTDYISTCAIESSEGFLRPVEGESHHQRASSDSFLVEQLSWLDDLLDEPDLPLYKSHRRSSSDSVAFPDTASKTFRKEETMLKTSAAAGGPTWEFHTINYHENSWKTSFHSGSTPDKEKNKSRESPLISVTSSFSGVVPSTDSITLQDFAPQEPAGVGLPSKPIVKQNQDDSEVSSNVNHNPSKSKTDSKRAKQQFAQRSRLRKLQYIAQLERSVQILEAEGSQVSANLEYLYRKSLILGMENQALRQRLDSLSQEQLAKYRYARERNSKAYVFIPSKTAARAMAATAEAKAK; from the exons ATGGAAACTTTTTCCCTTTGTCCAAAAGAGAATCCAGCACGTACTTTTGGAAACCCCGTTGAAATGATTTTTCCACCCTACAGCACCGATTACATCTCTACTTGTGCAATAGAATCTTCAGAGGGCTTTTTGAGGCCTGTGGAAGGAGAGTCGCACCATCAACGCGCCTCTTCTGATAGTTTTCTGGTTGAGCAATTATCTTGGCTTGATGATCTCCTGGATGAGCCAGACTTGCCTTTGTACAAAAGTCATCGACGTTCATCAAGTGACTCTGTTGCTTTCCCGGACACGGCAAGCAAGACATTTAGGAAAGAGGAAACCATGCTCAAAACTAGTGCTGCAGCTGGTGGACCTACTTGGGAATTTCACACCATTAATTATCATGAAAATTCTTGGAAAACTAGCTTTCATTCAGGTTCTACTCCTGACAAGGAAAAGAATAAGTCCAGGGAATCACCCCTGATTTCTGTGACCAGCAGTTTCAGTGGAGTTGTGCCTTCAACGGATAGCATTACTCTTCAAGACTTTGCTCCACAAGAACCAGCTGGAGTAGGTTTGCCATCGAAACCTATTGTCAAGCAAAATCAAGATGACTCAGAAGTCTCATCTAATGTTAATCATAATCCTTCTAAATCAAAAACGGATTCCAAACGTGCTAAGCA GCAATTCGCTCAGCGTTCACGTTTGAGAAAACTTCAGTATATAGCTCAACTTGAAAGAAGTGTCCAAATATTAGAG GCTGAAGGATCTCAAGTTTCAGCCAATCTTGAATATCTATACCGAAAAAGTCTCATACTCGGCATGGAAAATCAAGCCTTGAGGCAACGTTTGGATAGTTTATCACAGGAACAACTCGCAAAATACC GATATGCTAGAGAAAGAAATAGCAAGGCTTACGTTTTTATACCATCAAAAACAGCAGCAAGAGCAATGGCCGCGACAGCAGAAGCAAAAGCAAAATGA